The Campylobacterota bacterium genome window below encodes:
- the hisD gene encoding histidinol dehydrogenase: MTLINANDSTFPAVFEELLGRGKMDMEHVSSIVKGLIDEIRSDNDDALIRHIAKFDRWTPKSGEELRIDPADMKKAYDALDADLKASLHLAYDRIRAYHEKQLPKSWFDTEANGTILGQKVTPVDRAGLYIPGGKAAYPSSLLMNVIPAQVAGVEQIVVATPTPDNEPNELLLAACHLCGVNQVFKVGGASAIAAMAYGTRTIPKVDVITGPGNIFVATAKKMVFGEVNIDMIAGPSEIGVLADDSANPNHIAIDLLSQAEHDEMASSILITPSRAFADACAAEIESWLSKLPREEIARKSIDERAAIIVTETMEEAVKLMNEIAPEHLEVSTDNPFALLPSIKHAGAIFLGHYTPEAIGDYVAGPNHTLPTGGTARFYSPLGVENFMKKSSIIAFSRAAINEIGGACALIAHTEGLGAHEASVRVRLDD; encoded by the coding sequence ATGACCCTTATCAACGCAAACGATTCGACGTTCCCCGCCGTCTTCGAGGAACTCCTGGGACGGGGTAAAATGGACATGGAGCACGTCTCTTCGATCGTGAAGGGGCTGATCGACGAGATCCGCTCGGACAATGACGATGCCCTGATCCGTCACATCGCCAAATTCGACCGCTGGACCCCCAAAAGCGGGGAAGAGCTGCGGATCGATCCCGCCGACATGAAAAAAGCGTACGATGCCCTCGACGCCGATCTCAAAGCGTCGCTCCACCTCGCGTACGACCGTATTCGCGCCTACCATGAAAAGCAGCTCCCCAAGAGCTGGTTCGATACCGAAGCCAACGGAACGATCCTGGGGCAGAAAGTGACGCCGGTCGATCGTGCGGGGCTCTATATCCCCGGCGGCAAAGCGGCCTATCCGAGCTCGCTGCTCATGAACGTCATCCCCGCTCAGGTCGCGGGGGTGGAGCAGATCGTCGTCGCGACGCCCACCCCGGACAACGAGCCCAACGAGCTGCTCCTCGCCGCCTGCCATTTGTGCGGCGTGAACCAGGTATTCAAAGTCGGAGGGGCCAGCGCGATCGCGGCGATGGCGTACGGAACCCGAACGATTCCCAAAGTCGACGTCATCACGGGGCCGGGGAATATTTTCGTCGCGACGGCCAAAAAGATGGTCTTCGGCGAAGTGAACATCGACATGATCGCAGGCCCCAGCGAGATCGGGGTATTGGCCGACGATTCGGCTAATCCGAACCACATCGCGATCGACTTGCTATCACAGGCCGAACACGACGAAATGGCCAGTTCGATTTTGATCACCCCTTCCCGTGCGTTTGCCGACGCCTGCGCCGCGGAAATCGAAAGTTGGTTGTCCAAGCTCCCGCGTGAGGAGATCGCACGCAAATCAATCGATGAACGTGCGGCGATCATTGTGACCGAAACGATGGAAGAGGCGGTTAAGCTGATGAACGAGATCGCCCCGGAACACCTCGAAGTCTCAACCGACAACCCTTTCGCGCTTCTCCCCTCCATCAAGCATGCGGGGGCGATTTTCCTGGGACACTATACCCCCGAAGCGATCGGCGACTACGTTGCGGGTCCCAACCACACTCTTCCCACGGGAGGAACCGCAAGGTTCTACTCTCCGCTGGGAGTCGAGAACTTTATGAAAAAATCGTCCATCATCGCGTTTTCGCGCGCCGCGATCAACGAAATCGGGGGTGCGTGCGCCCTGATCGCCCATACCGAAGGGCTCGGAGCACACGAAGCATCGGTCCGCGTCCGTTTGGACGATTGA
- a CDS encoding shikimate kinase, whose product MKNIVLIGFMGVGKGSVAREIVKLSDMIALDTDDIIESMENRKIKKIFAEEGEEYFRALERKVALWLQKEVRSTLISTGGGFFKVPNLSKIGTVVYLYAPFETIYGRILEHPNAEKKLRKRPLFQDIEKAKKLYEERSPLYKKAADIVIDVSEKEIPQIAKEILKKVKKDD is encoded by the coding sequence ATGAAAAATATTGTACTGATCGGTTTTATGGGAGTGGGCAAAGGCTCGGTCGCACGCGAGATCGTCAAACTCTCCGATATGATCGCCCTTGATACGGACGATATTATCGAAAGCATGGAAAACCGTAAAATCAAAAAAATCTTCGCCGAGGAAGGGGAAGAGTATTTTCGCGCCCTCGAGCGTAAAGTGGCCCTGTGGCTTCAAAAAGAGGTGCGAAGTACCCTGATTTCGACGGGCGGGGGATTTTTTAAAGTGCCCAATCTCTCGAAAATCGGGACGGTGGTCTATCTGTACGCTCCGTTCGAGACGATTTACGGCCGTATCCTCGAACACCCCAACGCGGAAAAGAAACTGCGCAAACGCCCGTTGTTCCAGGATATCGAGAAAGCCAAAAAGCTCTACGAAGAGCGTTCGCCGCTGTACAAAAAAGCGGCCGATATCGTGATCGACGTGAGCGAAAAAGAGATCCCCCAGATCGCCAAGGAAATTCTCAAAAAGGTGAAAAAAGATGATTAA
- a CDS encoding 4Fe-4S dicluster domain-containing protein has translation MQLGFLVDLRLCMGCKGCEIACKVENEVPLSTWRLRVKYVDVGTFPETKRTFTPLRCNHCANAPCERICPVSALHYLENGIVNIDKERCIGCAGCVMACPYGAIYIDPQTQTADKCTYCAHRIASAMMPACVVACPVEANIFGDLDDPTSNISKYIQSHQGNVQVRKPERGTFPHHYYVGGGNVTLNPLASVREEGHNLFNNITHLPVGGH, from the coding sequence ATGCAATTGGGTTTCTTGGTAGACCTTCGCCTCTGTATGGGTTGTAAGGGCTGTGAGATCGCCTGTAAAGTGGAAAACGAAGTTCCGCTCTCTACATGGCGCCTCCGTGTTAAATATGTCGACGTAGGGACCTTCCCCGAAACAAAACGGACGTTTACGCCGCTTCGCTGTAACCACTGTGCCAACGCACCGTGTGAACGCATCTGTCCGGTCAGTGCGCTGCACTACCTCGAAAACGGCATCGTCAATATCGACAAAGAGCGTTGTATCGGCTGTGCCGGATGTGTTATGGCGTGTCCGTACGGTGCGATTTACATCGATCCGCAAACCCAAACTGCCGACAAATGTACTTACTGTGCCCACCGTATCGCCAGCGCAATGATGCCGGCGTGTGTCGTCGCATGCCCGGTCGAAGCGAACATTTTCGGAGACCTCGACGATCCGACCTCGAACATCAGCAAATACATCCAGTCGCATCAGGGCAACGTACAGGTGCGTAAGCCTGAGCGCGGAACGTTCCCGCACCACTACTACGTCGGCGGCGGCAATGTGACGCTCAATCCTCTGGCGTCGGTACGCGAAGAGGGGCATAACCTCTTCAACAACATCACACATCTTCCCGTCGGAGGGCACTAA
- a CDS encoding peptidylprolyl isomerase, which produces MKRFYAAWVLGLLLGAPMASAGVLATVNGDEITSEEVNKVLMEGTQGRFDSLPAEKQNELRQRIIEGMIAQELVYDDAKRTGVLESKEYKQELEALMSRLRVQLAAKIWEKEQFDSIKVDPKEVKEYFDKNADEFIDKEKIRARHILVKSKAEAEAVIKSMKGLSGDKLRNEFIAQAKSKSTGPSAAKGGDLGYFPRGQMVPSFNDAAFAMKEGTMSATPVQSQFGYHVIYIEDKKAAKKLGFDEVKNFIEQRLKMDKFKAHMEKKMNSLREKAKITYTK; this is translated from the coding sequence ATGAAGCGTTTTTATGCCGCTTGGGTTTTGGGTTTGTTGTTGGGTGCTCCGATGGCATCCGCGGGTGTTTTGGCAACGGTCAACGGTGACGAAATCACCTCCGAGGAAGTCAACAAGGTATTGATGGAAGGGACCCAGGGGCGGTTTGACTCACTCCCGGCAGAGAAACAAAACGAATTGCGGCAGCGGATCATCGAAGGGATGATCGCGCAGGAACTGGTATACGACGATGCCAAACGTACCGGGGTCCTCGAATCCAAAGAGTACAAGCAAGAGCTCGAAGCGCTGATGAGCCGTCTTCGGGTACAGCTCGCGGCCAAAATCTGGGAGAAAGAGCAGTTCGATTCGATCAAAGTCGATCCCAAAGAGGTCAAAGAATATTTTGACAAAAACGCCGACGAGTTCATCGATAAAGAAAAAATCCGCGCGCGTCATATCCTGGTCAAATCCAAAGCGGAAGCCGAAGCGGTGATCAAAAGCATGAAAGGGCTCAGCGGCGACAAACTGCGCAACGAATTCATCGCCCAGGCCAAATCGAAGTCGACGGGACCGAGCGCGGCAAAAGGCGGAGACCTCGGATATTTCCCGCGCGGGCAGATGGTTCCTTCGTTTAACGATGCCGCGTTCGCGATGAAAGAAGGGACAATGTCGGCGACTCCGGTCCAAAGCCAGTTCGGATACCATGTCATCTACATCGAAGACAAAAAAGCGGCGAAAAAACTCGGATTCGATGAAGTGAAAAACTTTATCGAGCAGCGGTTGAAAATGGACAAGTTCAAAGCGCACATGGAGAAAAAAATGAACTCCCTGCGCGAAAAAGCCAAAATTACCTACACCAAATAA
- a CDS encoding methyl-accepting chemotaxis protein, with protein sequence MLKTVKSKIIFSTLLFSFMGLGAIYWYLTTTFHDFSNETAKRSLNMLSQSIFQTLSQSMLAGDPKVVEEAIKNAQTIEGIEKLKVEKSQAVIDLFGLDAKFTNEPMVKEIFKNKQPVVTENTNGSHTIRLLQPLVAEERCLACHTNIQSGDVLGVMDLVISLEKNDAEISKTETILLIALGIVVITFVSVLNIFFGKEVLNPLEGLRNRIGSLVSGDKDLTKRLEVTKEDEFSEAALAVNRFVGMVQETVNEVKELGRQNSTIATTITDATRKISAGVEQERQIVEATTQKSHSIKEILSGAIAISEQTQKNVANANEELVTAKDALYKLVSEVDGYIETEHDMASQLISLRQDADQVKNVLGVIKDIADQTNLLALNAAIEAARAGEHGRGFAVVADEVRKLAERTQKSLTEIEISVGTIVQAINDVSDKMGENAKNMNELTAISNEVEEKISATSGEMERSVAVAQRSYNDSIEVVGHIEWIIEKISQINVVSENNRHSVEQIENDSRQLLEVAQSLSARINEFKS encoded by the coding sequence ATGCTTAAAACCGTCAAGTCCAAAATCATCTTTTCGACGCTTCTGTTCAGTTTTATGGGGTTGGGTGCCATTTATTGGTACCTGACGACGACGTTTCACGATTTTTCGAACGAAACGGCAAAACGTTCGCTGAACATGTTGAGCCAGTCGATTTTCCAGACCCTGTCGCAAAGCATGCTCGCGGGTGATCCCAAAGTCGTGGAAGAGGCGATCAAGAACGCACAGACGATCGAAGGGATCGAAAAACTCAAAGTCGAGAAATCGCAGGCCGTCATCGATCTGTTCGGGCTCGATGCCAAATTCACGAATGAGCCGATGGTCAAGGAGATATTCAAAAACAAACAGCCGGTCGTGACCGAAAACACGAACGGTTCGCATACCATCCGCCTTCTGCAGCCGCTTGTCGCCGAGGAACGGTGTCTGGCGTGCCATACCAATATCCAAAGCGGGGACGTGCTGGGGGTCATGGATCTGGTTATTTCGCTCGAGAAAAACGATGCGGAGATCAGCAAGACCGAAACGATCCTCCTCATCGCGCTGGGGATCGTCGTGATTACGTTCGTCTCGGTACTGAATATCTTTTTCGGGAAAGAGGTTCTTAATCCGCTCGAAGGGCTGCGAAACCGGATCGGATCGCTGGTCAGCGGCGACAAAGACCTCACCAAGCGGCTGGAAGTGACCAAAGAAGACGAGTTTTCCGAAGCGGCCCTTGCGGTGAACCGTTTCGTAGGGATGGTACAGGAGACCGTGAACGAGGTCAAGGAACTCGGACGTCAAAACTCGACGATCGCCACGACCATCACCGACGCTACCCGCAAAATTTCGGCCGGTGTGGAACAAGAGCGCCAAATCGTCGAGGCGACTACCCAAAAAAGCCATTCGATCAAAGAGATCCTCTCGGGTGCCATCGCCATCTCCGAACAGACACAGAAAAACGTCGCCAACGCCAACGAAGAGCTGGTGACCGCCAAAGATGCCCTGTACAAACTCGTCAGCGAAGTGGACGGTTACATCGAAACGGAACACGACATGGCGTCGCAGTTGATCTCGTTGCGCCAGGATGCCGACCAGGTCAAAAACGTTCTGGGCGTCATCAAGGACATCGCGGACCAGACAAACCTCCTTGCGCTTAACGCCGCGATCGAAGCGGCACGGGCTGGGGAACACGGGCGCGGGTTTGCCGTCGTTGCCGATGAGGTGCGCAAGCTGGCCGAACGGACCCAGAAAAGCCTCACCGAAATCGAGATCAGCGTCGGTACGATCGTTCAGGCGATCAACGACGTCAGCGACAAAATGGGCGAAAATGCCAAAAACATGAATGAACTGACCGCGATTTCCAATGAAGTCGAAGAGAAAATCTCGGCAACGTCCGGAGAAATGGAGCGCTCCGTCGCCGTGGCGCAGCGTTCGTACAACGACTCGATCGAGGTGGTCGGTCACATCGAGTGGATCATCGAGAAAATTTCGCAGATCAACGTCGTTTCCGAAAACAACCGCCACAGTGTCGAACAGATCGAAAACGACTCCCGTCAGCTCCTCGAAGTGGCGCAGTCACTTTCGGCGCGCATCAACGAATTCAAGAGCTGA
- a CDS encoding cupin domain-containing protein, with amino-acid sequence MIRPSNLFEGPVPPENGEVFTPVFETSGLRIEAIRSRLKTPGEWYDQVENEWVMLVCGEAMLEIAGEVLRLRGGDHLLIPARTPHRVLSTAQDTYWIGVFSS; translated from the coding sequence TTGATACGTCCGTCCAATCTTTTTGAAGGGCCCGTGCCGCCCGAAAACGGCGAAGTGTTTACCCCTGTGTTCGAAACCTCCGGTCTTCGGATCGAAGCGATACGCTCCCGTCTTAAAACGCCCGGCGAATGGTACGATCAGGTAGAAAACGAATGGGTAATGCTCGTTTGCGGGGAAGCGATGCTCGAGATTGCGGGCGAGGTGCTGCGGCTGCGGGGGGGAGACCATCTCCTGATCCCCGCCCGTACCCCGCACCGGGTGTTGTCGACGGCCCAAGACACCTATTGGATCGGTGTCTTCAGCTCTTGA
- a CDS encoding M23 family metallopeptidase, producing the protein MIQLIKKQKGGVGVRTVLMVLFSFVLAAGNGDTLPYYTLAGPLEKNAESVERLSRKAVMEQESASLRQFVEKIRSTLAEGSRIARLPQPEKERLAAYLRELRELARSKESIDSLYRKSLLRAMESEDKNGFEQLVSIPLEPLHHPRIRSEAIAFYDRNYPKKSLPPLEKLKEEEALENRSIQMALEQEQAYEEHLKILKRSEAAAVKKTAQIGSRNSVILSAESDGKGGFEFEAENLNPYTVTLNIDFASIENLKPSSKIPFFIEIPGNSRKKVLALARLSAAQGVNYRAAYGWVRGSAFAVHDDHYRYALPFAKGSNIVVSQGYHGGITHKGLSAYAIDFPVPIGTPIHAAREGTVVGAEGSHDRGGLSPDFRQYANYVIIEHSDGTMANYYHLKRGGAAVRIGQKVAQGDLIGYSGNTGYSSGPHLHFSISKVDPVTMRRPMNLPVKIQTREGIVTLPQKGDRYTVQ; encoded by the coding sequence ATGATACAATTAATCAAAAAGCAAAAGGGCGGTGTCGGCGTGCGGACGGTTCTGATGGTGTTGTTTTCGTTCGTTCTGGCTGCCGGAAACGGCGATACGCTTCCCTATTACACCCTTGCCGGGCCGCTGGAGAAAAACGCGGAGTCGGTCGAACGGTTGAGCCGAAAAGCGGTGATGGAACAAGAGAGCGCTTCGTTGCGGCAGTTTGTCGAAAAAATCCGCTCGACCCTGGCGGAGGGTTCCCGAATCGCCCGTCTACCGCAACCTGAAAAGGAGCGTCTTGCCGCATATCTGCGGGAATTGAGAGAGCTTGCCCGCAGCAAGGAATCGATCGACTCCCTCTACCGAAAGTCGCTGCTGCGCGCGATGGAGAGCGAAGACAAGAACGGTTTCGAACAGCTGGTTTCGATCCCTCTCGAGCCGCTCCACCATCCCCGCATCCGTTCCGAAGCGATAGCGTTTTACGATCGGAACTATCCGAAAAAATCGCTTCCTCCCCTCGAAAAGCTCAAAGAAGAAGAAGCTCTGGAAAACCGGAGCATTCAGATGGCCCTGGAGCAGGAACAGGCATACGAAGAGCATCTGAAGATTCTCAAACGCTCCGAGGCGGCCGCCGTCAAAAAAACGGCCCAAATCGGATCGCGTAACAGCGTTATCCTCAGTGCCGAATCCGACGGGAAGGGGGGATTCGAATTCGAAGCCGAAAATCTTAATCCCTACACGGTAACGCTGAACATCGATTTTGCTTCGATCGAGAATCTCAAGCCCTCCTCGAAAATCCCTTTTTTCATCGAAATCCCCGGAAACAGCCGGAAAAAAGTACTTGCCCTCGCGCGACTTTCTGCCGCGCAGGGAGTCAATTACCGTGCGGCATACGGGTGGGTGCGGGGTTCGGCGTTCGCCGTTCATGACGACCATTACCGTTACGCGCTCCCTTTTGCGAAAGGGTCGAACATCGTTGTTTCGCAAGGGTACCACGGCGGGATCACTCACAAGGGGCTTTCGGCCTACGCGATCGATTTTCCCGTTCCCATAGGGACGCCGATTCATGCCGCCCGGGAGGGAACGGTCGTGGGTGCCGAAGGATCGCACGACAGGGGAGGATTGAGTCCCGATTTTCGCCAGTACGCCAATTACGTGATCATCGAGCACAGCGACGGGACGATGGCCAATTATTACCACCTGAAGCGGGGGGGAGCGGCCGTGCGCATCGGGCAGAAAGTGGCGCAGGGAGACCTGATCGGCTATTCGGGCAACACCGGCTACAGCAGCGGGCCGCATCTGCATTTTAGCATCAGCAAAGTCGACCCGGTGACGATGCGCCGCCCGATGAACCTTCCGGTAAAAATTCAAACCCGAGAAGGAATTGTGACTTTGCCACAAAAAGGGGACAGATATACGGTACAATAA
- a CDS encoding thioredoxin family protein, with protein MIKIVAALLLGSAVLFGGEIKWEKDLSGAIERAAKEKKPLMVVVTKYGCKWCDVLKKETLKNPKVSAIVNRDFVAYEGVMEEGGVPQSLMTPGTPATWFIKGKTPMFEPVMGAVGVEDFLYALDTVKKEYAAPASKK; from the coding sequence ATGATTAAGATCGTAGCGGCGCTTTTACTGGGTTCGGCGGTATTGTTCGGCGGTGAGATCAAATGGGAAAAAGACCTTTCCGGCGCCATTGAACGCGCCGCGAAAGAGAAAAAACCCCTGATGGTCGTGGTGACAAAGTACGGGTGCAAATGGTGCGACGTGTTGAAAAAAGAGACCCTGAAAAACCCCAAAGTTTCAGCGATTGTGAACCGTGATTTTGTCGCGTACGAAGGGGTGATGGAAGAGGGCGGAGTCCCGCAGTCGCTCATGACCCCCGGTACCCCCGCGACATGGTTTATCAAAGGGAAAACCCCGATGTTCGAACCGGTTATGGGGGCGGTGGGCGTCGAAGATTTTCTGTACGCGCTCGACACCGTCAAAAAAGAGTACGCCGCTCCGGCATCAAAAAAATAA
- the fbaA gene encoding class II fructose-bisphosphate aldolase: MSKRILEVIKPGVVFGDDVQKLFEIAKEEGFALPAVNVVGTDSINGVLEAAKLVNSPVIIQFSNGGASYYAGKGLSNDNEKAAIAGAISGAMHVHMMAEAYGIPVILHTDHASRELLPWIDALLDAGEKHYAQYGKPLFSSHMLDLSEESLEENVATCALYLKRMDKIGMTLEIELGVTGGEEDGVDNTNIDNALLYTQPEDVAYAYEKLSAVSKRFTVAASFGNVHGVYKPGNVVLTPIILDNSQKYIKEKFHTASNKPVDFVFHGGSGSTLEEIREAISYGVIKMNIDTDTQWATWEGVKNYYEKYKDYLQGQIGNPEGEDKPNKKYYDPRKWLRDGQKTLVERVKQAFSDLNAIDRN, encoded by the coding sequence ATGTCCAAACGTATTTTAGAAGTGATCAAGCCGGGCGTCGTGTTCGGCGACGATGTCCAGAAACTTTTCGAAATCGCCAAAGAAGAAGGGTTCGCCCTCCCGGCGGTCAACGTCGTCGGAACCGATTCGATCAACGGCGTCCTCGAAGCGGCCAAGCTGGTCAATTCCCCCGTCATCATCCAGTTCTCCAACGGGGGAGCGAGCTATTACGCGGGGAAAGGTCTGAGCAACGACAATGAAAAAGCGGCGATTGCGGGAGCGATCAGCGGTGCGATGCACGTGCACATGATGGCCGAAGCCTACGGCATTCCCGTCATTCTCCATACCGACCACGCGTCGCGCGAACTGCTCCCGTGGATCGATGCCCTTTTGGATGCGGGGGAGAAACACTACGCCCAGTACGGCAAACCTCTTTTCAGCTCCCACATGCTCGATCTTTCCGAAGAGAGCCTCGAAGAAAACGTCGCAACGTGTGCCCTTTATCTCAAGCGGATGGACAAAATCGGCATGACCCTCGAAATCGAGCTGGGCGTTACCGGGGGTGAAGAAGACGGCGTCGACAACACCAACATCGACAACGCCCTTCTCTATACCCAACCCGAAGACGTGGCGTACGCGTACGAAAAACTGAGCGCCGTGAGCAAACGTTTCACCGTTGCCGCCTCTTTCGGTAACGTCCACGGGGTATACAAGCCCGGAAACGTCGTCCTAACCCCCATCATCCTCGACAACTCGCAAAAATACATCAAGGAAAAATTCCACACCGCTTCAAACAAACCGGTCGATTTCGTCTTCCACGGCGGTTCGGGTTCAACCCTCGAAGAGATCCGCGAAGCAATCAGCTACGGCGTCATCAAAATGAACATCGACACCGACACCCAGTGGGCCACCTGGGAAGGGGTCAAAAACTACTATGAAAAGTACAAAGACTACCTCCAGGGACAGATCGGAAACCCTGAGGGTGAAGACAAACCGAACAAAAAATACTACGACCCGCGCAAATGGCTCCGCGACGGCCAGAAAACCCTTGTCGAACGGGTCAAACAAGCATTCAGCGACCTCAACGCGATCGACCGCAACTAA
- the nrfD gene encoding NrfD/PsrC family molybdoenzyme membrane anchor subunit, whose amino-acid sequence MVHETIAATNAVVVLDVALPGIVWGWIITMNMWAKSIGTGIIFLAFYLLKKHPEQTGFIRFPVVAISIVFIHIFLFFTVIDLHQMFRFWHIFFYPHLTSAITIGAWMATGFVGLLFGMAYAIYLKKDEALYDKLLGWTTLLAVPVTLYTAGLMAQSTAREIWQMPTESAQMILAALLAGSATMLLLGGNKFSDAIKKDLAVVLGLSAAAAFILYMAELIFGPMKAEEVAAVLHYVKGGEYTVMFWIGQVMAFIVPMVLVCLSIKNQSYYLLKIAAVSALIGLWVSKHVWLVIPQLLPMS is encoded by the coding sequence ATGGTACATGAAACAATTGCAGCGACCAATGCGGTCGTAGTTCTTGACGTGGCCCTTCCCGGTATCGTGTGGGGCTGGATCATCACGATGAACATGTGGGCGAAAAGTATCGGTACCGGTATTATTTTCCTTGCGTTTTACCTGTTGAAAAAACACCCGGAGCAGACAGGGTTCATCCGTTTCCCGGTAGTGGCGATTTCGATCGTCTTTATCCATATCTTCCTGTTCTTTACGGTGATCGACCTGCACCAGATGTTCCGCTTCTGGCACATCTTTTTCTACCCGCACCTTACGTCGGCGATTACGATCGGCGCATGGATGGCGACAGGTTTCGTCGGGTTGCTTTTCGGTATGGCGTACGCGATCTATCTGAAAAAAGACGAAGCGCTCTACGACAAACTGCTCGGATGGACAACCCTTCTGGCGGTTCCCGTCACCCTGTATACCGCGGGTCTGATGGCACAGTCGACGGCGCGTGAAATCTGGCAGATGCCGACTGAGTCGGCGCAGATGATCCTCGCCGCGTTGCTGGCGGGATCGGCAACGATGCTGCTGCTGGGCGGAAACAAGTTTTCCGACGCGATCAAAAAAGATCTCGCCGTTGTCCTGGGACTCAGCGCCGCGGCAGCGTTTATCCTTTACATGGCCGAACTGATTTTCGGACCGATGAAAGCCGAAGAGGTCGCTGCGGTGCTCCATTACGTCAAAGGCGGCGAGTACACCGTAATGTTCTGGATCGGGCAGGTGATGGCATTCATCGTACCGATGGTACTCGTATGCCTGAGCATTAAAAACCAGTCGTATTATCTGTTGAAAATCGCTGCCGTATCGGCATTGATCGGATTGTGGGTCAGCAAACACGTTTGGCTGGTTATCCCCCAATTGTTACCAATGAGCTAA